The sequence below is a genomic window from Oreochromis niloticus isolate F11D_XX linkage group LG3, O_niloticus_UMD_NMBU, whole genome shotgun sequence.
ACTAGTGAGGCCAGTCCAGAACCTTGAAATGCCTCTTACGGAGCCactccttggttttcctggCTGAGTGCTTCAGGTCTTTGTCTTGTTGAAAGACCCAGCCAGAACCCATCTTCAATGCTCTGACTGAGGGAAGGACGTTTTGGCCCAAAATCTCACAATCCATGTCCCCGTTTATCTTCTCCTTAATACAGTGCAGTGGTCCTGTCCCCtgtgcagaaaaacagcccaGAGCATGATGTTTCCACCCTCATGCTTCACTGTAGGATGGTATTATTGGGATGAGACTcatccttcttcttcctccaaACCCCAACAATGGAGTTTAGaccaaaaagttttattttggtctcatctgaccacagGACTTTCTCCCATGACTCTGGATCATCCAGATGGTCCCTGGCAAACTTCAGACGGGCCTGGACATGGGTTGGCTTAAGAAGGGGAACCTTCAGTGTGATGAATGATTTTAAACCATGACGTCTCAGTGTATTACTGATAGTAGCCTTGCCAACGGTGGTCCCAGCTCTCTTCAGGTCATTGACCAGCTCGTCCCGTGTAGTTCTGGGCTGATTCTTCACCTTTCTTAGCATCACTGACACCCCACGAGCTGAGATCTTACGTGGGGCTCCAGTCCGAGGAAGACATTAGCCTCTTCCATTCAGGGGCGCCTGCAGGAGTCTTGCAGAGGGTACGCACAGTCACCTGCACGCGCTCCAtcgcacacacgcacatgcgTGCACGCGCACTGTCGCGCACCGAGCTGCTTGGCAGTGGCTCTGGAGCCCTTTCCAGCTTTGTGAAGGTCTAAAGTTTTGTCTCTTGTGTCGTTGGACagctctttggttttactcaTGTTGTTGCAACACTTTTGACAGATTGTGGGGTGCACATGTGTCTTTATGAAAGCTAACGGCATCAAACAGGTGCTGCTAAATTAGAATCATGAGCAGAGTGTAGTTGGACTGTTTAAAAGCAGAATAACAGGTCTTTGAGGGTCAGAAATCTGCATGATAAGCAAGTgttcaaatacttattttaagcagtaatatacaaaaatattttaatgaaatCATACATTGTGATTTCCGGAATTTTCTTTTAgattctgtctctcacagtgGACATGTACCAACGCTGAAAATTTCAGATCCCTCCATGATTTCTAAGTGGGAGAACTTGCAAAATAGCAAATACTTACTTTCCTCATTGTAAATGGTATTAACTACACAGCAAAGTACAAACAGAACTGCAATAACATTatctaaatatataaaaatgtaaattttaaatattttatcaaTACAACTGCAAAGTCTATAACACAGAATACAATAATTTCAGTACCTCGCAATGTGGAAGCATCAGGGAGTTGCTGTGATCCAGTAGCCATCCCATCTATGTCATctataaaattgaaaaaatgtTATTAGACCAACCATATTCACAAACACCAAGCCGATTTAACAACATATAAACCATGCATACCACCAATTTCATCCAGAGTTTTTCCTTGAATATCCTTCACACTTCCCTTCTCCATGGCCATGAGCAACTTGGAGATCTTAGCCAGCTGAATTGTTGATTGGGGCAGTCGATAGTATTCTCTATGGACCCTGATGTCATGGCCGAGGAAATCGGCCAGCTGGTCTAGTTCATTATCTTTCAAGTTCATGACTTGGCTTATTGTGGCAATCTGTTTGCGAAGGTTAGTTGATCTGAGGTTCTGAGGATGTTCAGCTCCGCAAGCATCTGCAAACTGACCAAACTGCCCTCTGTAGTGACCATCACTACAAGGAATGGCGAAAAGGTACATATTGTTTTCAGATACCCCGCACTCTTTCCTCTTACTAACGAGGAGTGACAGGTTATCGGTCATATCAGAAGTCGGGATCACAGCCACCTTTcgtccttttttccccttcagttCCACTCTGGCAAACTGTTGGCAAAGCCTTTTCTCAACTTCTGTAAGCCCAGAGCTGATGTCATCGTTTAGTTTGGACATGTCACGATCTTCAAAATTTTTGACAGTCATACGTGCTACTTCACCTTCCCTCCTCCTATTGAACAAAATCACTTGACAAAGGATCACCTTTGCTAGTGCTGCATAAGTTCCTGCTGTTGGGTTATCACCTAGTTTCTCCCTAGCCGATTCCACTTGCTGACCAAGATATAACTGCAGCTTCTGAACATCTCTGGTCAGTGGAAGGCTGTCGACCTTGTTGTATTTTGCCTCACTCAGGTTTGATAAGGCTGAATGGGAAACTAATTCAGACCACTTTGTTTCATGAAGTGTGTGAAACCTCCTGATTGAATCGATCGCCTCTTGATCCTCTTCCATGAGAGCACGACACATGATAATATCACTTATTTTTCTGAGAGAATGTCCAAGCTTCAGGGCCAAACTTGGGGCTTTGAATGTGCAGGTTTCAGTATCAAAACCTG
It includes:
- the LOC109199804 gene encoding uncharacterized protein LOC109199804 isoform X2, which translates into the protein MTDNLSLLVSKRKECGVSENNMYLFAIPCSDGHYRGQFGQFADACGAEHPQNLRSTNLRKQIATISQVMNLKDNELDQLADFLGHDIRVHREYYRLPQSTIQLAKISKLLMAMEKGSVKDIQGKTLDEIGDDIDGMATGSQQLPDASTLRGDRTTALY
- the LOC109199804 gene encoding uncharacterized protein LOC109199804 isoform X1, with protein sequence MTDNLSLLVSKRKECGVSENNMYLFAIPCSDGHYRGQFGQFADACGAEHPQNLRSTNLRKQIATISQVMNLKDNELDQLADFLGHDIRVHREYYRLPQSTIQLAKISKLLMAMEKGSVKDIQGKTLDEIGDDIDGMATGSQQLPDASTLRDDQGNDACVTSGSPPVPDSVTKGLRVSSRRCVKRPWSEEEIGAVMKHMKPFIENGITVTNQQCLKCKEKEQPILETRSIQNIRDFVRNRGLAFKKNK